DNA sequence from the Hymenobacter psoromatis genome:
TTCGCTCGAACAACAGGCTACATTTGAAGACAAGAATGGGGTCGTACCACAAGCTTATTTTAGCGAGTCGCACCTCGATACATTTGGCTTTTGTCTCTGGCTTGCTTTAGCTAAGCGTAACAACCCGAAGAACCAGGTACTGGTACTCGACGACGTTTTTACTTCGGTGGACGCGCAGCACTTTTGTCGAATATCGGACCTGCTTGCTGCAGAAGCAGTTAATTTTCAGCAGGTCATCATTGCTACGCACAACCGACTCTGGCACGACTATTACAAAAACAGCGGCGCAAGTGTCCACCTTCTGAAGCTTGAGTACTGGACGTTAACTCGTGGTTTACGACCTCACGAAGACCAAATACTAGCGGCTGAATTGGTGGCGGCTTTAGAAGCCGATATCTTTGACCGGCAAGCGGTGGCTTCTAAAGCTGGCGTACTGCTAGAAAATGTGCTTGACAATTTGGCGGCGTACTACGAGTGCAGTTTAAAATATCGCCCAGGCCGTGGCCACACCCTAGGCGACTTGCTACGCACTACCAAAACGCTATTTCGAGACGCTAGGGTTCGACGGGTGCGGCGCGATGCTCAAGGCCTACCTGTGGCACCGCACCTTGAAGAAAACTGGGTGGAAATTGCGTTGAAGCGGTACCACGAAAAGCTCGATGCGATGAAACTCATTCGCAATGAGGTAGGTGCACACTTCAACTCATTGGGCAATGATTGGTCAGATAACGATGTGCGCGAGTTCGGGCAAGCGGCATATGACCTGGCTGAGGCGCTCGCCTGCCAGCAGTGCGGACATATTCCGAAGAATTTACGCACCGACCACCGAGGATGTATCTGCGATGCAAAACACCAGACCAAGCTTTATCCACTTAGTCTTAATTGATAGTATTGCTGCTAATGTTTCAGCTAGGCAGCTTATTTACTCCTCTACCAACGGCGATATCTGCTACGTACCAGCTTGTAGTCCCATGTTCACCAGCAATAGCCATCACAGCTGGTAATCCTTTTGTTTGGCTCTCACGTTGCAGAGTAGCAAACAGTCTCTTATCATCTTCACTAGGTAGTACGCTGTAACCGTCCGGGTGTGAGTGCCATTCTCCTACGTACAATACCTGCCGGCCTGTGCATTCGCTGATACGGGCAAGTTCTTCTGGTACCCCCTCCACGCCACGGGTATAAGCGATGGGGGATTCCTGACTATCTGCCGGCGAGAGAATAAGGTCTACGATGTACACCCGGCGGTGCTGTGTATCGAAAACGCCAATTAATACCCCACCGGTTTCATTGGGTAGACGCACCTGACGCTGCTCGCGTATTTCCCGCAATAGTTGGTGCGGTACAGCTAAAGTCCAGCTACCCACCGTCACTTCCGCATAAGTAGACACCTCAATTTCATCAGCCACTACAGTCAAATCAGGCTGTGCCCGCCAGATTTTGATGCGAGCACCCGGTTCAGCCACCGATGTGCGGACGGCCCGGGCTCCGATGGCCGCTTGTAGGGCGGCTTGGTCCTGTGGCAGCTGCACGGAAACATCACGACAGGCGTGCGAATACCGAATGGGTTGACCAGCGGTGAGCAGGTGCTGCTGTAATTGGGGTTGGCGTAGCAAAGCCCGGTAGTATTCCATCTCCAGCTGGTCGAGGCGCAGCGAGCGGTCTTCTGGTTCCGTCAGCAGCACCAAGTCAGTTCCAGATGGATTCAGGAACAGCGATAAGCGGCGGGCTGGGCTTTCAATATCCAGCGCCAGGTGCCGAGCCACTGCCACTGAGGCTGACATATCCAGTATGACCTCTGCCGCGCTGTATGCCGTCATTACCTGGGCGGAGGTCGAGTGTAATACGTTGGCCGCAATGGCCAGCAAGTCCGTTTTCTCGTAGGTATTCTTCAACATCGATACCATCGCGTGCGCCTTGCCCAAGCCTACCAAACTGCTCGGCAAATAGTGCCGTGCCGCATTGTGGGGCAGATACTGGTCTTCATCGAGCCATACCCAATTGCCCTGCCCGGCACGCACCAGGTTATTGACTACCTGCGACCCTAAGCTACCCGCGCCCACTGCTACGAAGCGCGTAGTGGTAGACAGCAAGCCATTGTAAGCAGCAGCCAGGTCGCGCGTGAGCGCCCGCACTGGACTGAGCAATTCTAGCCTACTATGCTGCCCGATGCACACAGGGTCGATAGGGTAAAGGTCGGCTAAGAGGTTTTCGTGCATGGCCCAAATTCCGAGTTCTGTGCCAAGCTCAGCCAGCATGCCGACTGAAGCGAAGGCCCATACTTCCACTGTCTCAATAGCCTCCGTTGCCGTGCGCAACTTCGGGAGCCGAACAATAATCAGTAATTGAAGGCTGCGATTAAAGCCTGGAGCATCTTTCAAGTCACTCAAGTACCGGCGTAGCGTGTTCGTAAAATCCACATCGCTACCAGACAAATAAGCTTGGAGTTCAGCTATTGTACGTGGCTGTTCCCGAATCAAACCGTGCACCTGCGGCGAAGCCGTATACACAAAACTGGTGAACTTTGCCTGCTGGCCCTCGGGTGCTGATGCTGCAGATGCATACGAAGCAACCAAGGTCGTTTTGCCAAGCACTGTGCTGACGAAACGCACGTGCAGAGGTTCTTGCATAATTGCGGCATCAGGCGCAAAAACAACAGTTGGCAATACCAGCCGCTCCGGTGGAGCGTAAAAGGCTTGCTCCAGCGCCTGGTCGGCAGCATGTAACTCTCCACGAGCCGTTTGAGTCAACCAGCGCTGTAGCTGCCGTATCAGTGCAGCAGCCGTCCAGGTTGGCTTTAGGTCTGCATAGGCAATCTGGTACAGACACAAGCTACGCGGCATCCCTTCGCGGCCAAAGTGTAGGTGTGGTACCAGTGGAAAATCCTCGCGTAGCGCCCATACCAGCTGATGTTCTATATCAGCCGGGTTGAAGCCAATTGCGATGCGTTCGACATTTTGCACCTCGTGCACCGGATACTGCGGCACTTCCGGCTCGACATCCACGACCACGAACTCGTACTCTTCAACGCGCAGACAATCTACCAGCCGGATATAGGGCAAGCCCTGACTTTGCAGGGCTTGCACCAATTCAATGGCTTTTGGTATTGCCAGAGAGCCAGCCTCAACTGGCTCTCCCGACAGTGGATAGTATCCCATTTCAAGCAATTCCATCTTTTCAGCCGTTAGTTGCTCCGGCCAGCCCGAGGCGCAGGAATGCTACCGCCCGCCACGCTGGCGGCCGCAGCCAGCTTACCGATGCTGGCCCCAAGCTGGTCAATCTTGATGACGATGGGCTCGGGGTACAGGACGCTCGTGTGCTCCATCGTGACCAGGAACTCCCCTCGGAGCCGCTCAGCCTGGGCCTTGTAGTAGGCTGCAGCCTGGCGGTGTGGGGGCTGCTTGTCATCGTCGTTGATGGGAATAGGCTTGCTGGTCGAGATGAGGCGGCCCCGGCTCTGTCCGTATGTCTCGAACAGCTTTTTCACTTCGGCGTCGGGCACCGTTATTTCACCACCCTTCTCACTGCTGAGCGACAGGTAGCTGCAATGGTGGGCAATTTTGAAGATGTCCCATTCCAGCCGTTCCGTGCGGCCGTAGTACTCGGTTACCTCCACGATGGACTTAATTACCGGCCAGTCGATGTCCGAAAAGAAGTGCATCCGGGTTTTCCGGGTTCCTTCCATAAAGGTCGCTTGAAAGGTCAGCGCGTCGCTATTGCGGTCCATCGCGGCCAAGCCACCGCCTGCCGTGCGGCTGGCAAACGGGGAGTGCACGAAGAATTCCACACCATGCGTGACCAAATCGAATCCGGGAATCAGCGTACCAGCATCCGTAATGAGGTGCTGCCGGTCGGCTACGGTAAGGCCTTGGGTGGCTAGCCAGTCGGTGAGTTGGCCGGGGCCAGAGAATACGCGGATACCCTCGCCCTTTTTCAGCCGGTAACGGGCTTCCTGACGCAGAATACGGGTTTCGTCCTCGCAGCCATCCTCCACGAGAACGGCCGCCGGCACCCACAACTCTTTGATTTTCACCCGGTCTCCGCCCTGGTATTTGGCTGCGTGCAGCAGCTCAAAGAATTCCGAGGCGCCACACGTGTGGTCATTATCGAGGTGGGTAAATGCGACCACATCGTAGTAGTCACGTTTCGCGTTTTTCAGGTCGGCGCGCAACTGCACCGGCAAGTCGATGCGCTTGTCCTTCGGGTCGGTAGCGCACCGCATATTGGCGTAGTCAATCAGCAACTTTTCGCCGTTCGCGAGGTCAATCCGCGAGGTGTCGGCATTACCTAAGTTAAAAATGGTGATTTGGTGCATGCTTTTAAGCAGTTAAGTTATTGAAACCATTCGCCAGCGACTCCGCTGCCTTCCAGTTTCAGCCAAGCAATGGTTGGTAAAAAGTTAGGCCTTCCCCTCCAGCCGATGTCCGGCTACAGCCAAAAGGGAGAGGCTTTCTCCATTGCTAAGGCAAAGCAAATTGTGAACTGTGCAACCTTATTGCACAGTAAAAATTGACCCAATATATTTTTGCTATGATGTCAATTTTAAATCATAAAACACTGATTATCAATAAAATAAATTAACTAGCAAAAATCGTCAAACAGCTTTTTAGTCTCCTTCGGCAGTGGAATGCGCAAGCTGATTGCACACTAAGCAGTGAGCAGCTTGCGGCTACGCTGCCGCCTACTCTCGTTAACTAATTTGAAAAGGCCGTTCTTCGCAGCGTGAAGTTTCTCACTGGCCGATGTGGGCTGTGAACAGGCTTAACCCTTGGATTTCGATGCCGGTCGGTAAAAATGCTTACAAGCGTTACCTCATTATTGATAAGTGCCTACAACGGCGCAACCTCATCTGGACCATCAAGGACCTGCTGAAAGCAGTAGATGATGAGTACCGCGAAACCACAGCCAAAGGGAAAGGCGTGTGCGAGCGCACGCTCAAGGGAGATTTGCACGACATGAAACTGCCGATGCACCATGCTGCCCCCATTGAGTACACCCGCAAGAAAGGCTACCATTACACGGAGCCGGGCTACTCTATTCGCAAAACCCCGCTTACCAGCGCAGACCTGATGATTCTTCACCAGAGCCTGCATACGTTGAAAGCTTTGCGTGGCCTAGGCCTGGCGGATGACCTGGATGAGTTGGTTCAGCGTCTGGAACAGCATCTGCCCAGTGATGGAACCGTAACCAACCCAATTCTTCAACTAGAAGCAGCGCCGGATTATACTGGCACTGAGCACTTGAAACCTCTGTATAAAGCTATTCGGGAGCAGACGCCGCAGGTGATGCAGTATCAATCTTACCGTGCAGCACAGGCCAGCCCAGTGAAAGTCCACCCCTATCTGCTCAAGACGTACAACGGGCGCTGGTATCTGATAGCCAGCAATGAAGCGAAAGGCGCTCATCTTCAAAACTACGCGCTTGACCGCATCAAAGGACTGGATGACAGCCCTTTGAAATTTCGTCCGACTGATGTCGATTTTAGCACCTATTTCGATTCTATCATCGGGGTAACGATGCCGGAGAAAAATCCGCACTCCGAGACTATTCGCTTGCACATTGCGGCTGGGCGAGCTCTCTACGTACTTACCAAAGCGCTGCACCCAAGCCAGGTAACCATAAGTGACACTGCGGATGGCTTGGTAATCGAGCTACGCTTAATTATCAATCAGGAGTTCAAGACGCGCCTGTTTAGTTTCGGACCTGATTTACAAGTGCTAGCGCCCAAATCCTTGCGCGACTCTATGCACGAGAAGCTCAAAAAGGCCGTCTCCCGCTACAAATAATTGCCTGATATTCAAACCATTCAGCTACTTCCAGTTTTTGACCATTACGCGATACTGTTCGAGCAGTTTACTCACATCGCTGCTTGCTGGCGTGGTAAAGCCAGTTACTTTATTGCGAATTTTGTACGAAGTTGGCTGGGTATAAGCGCTAAGGTTCTGGGCTGGGTGGCCTTGGTCGCTCAGCAGCTCTAATAAAGAGTTTTCACATTCCTGTTGAAACAATCGACTAGCCTGCATTTCGGCCAACAGGTTAGGTAAACGGTCAACGGGTAGCCCAAGTACTTCCAAATAGCGTACTGCGAACTCAGCAAGACTTTCGTCGGATTGGTGCGCTAAATCATCCTCCGACTTTGTCAGTAAGGCTTTCGTTTGTTGGTAAGACTGTTGCACCGTGGGCTTGAACGGGGCGATACCGGTTTGTTTTTCCAGTTGAGCCAATTGTTCCAGCAATTCTTCGGGCGGTTGCGTCAGCAATGCCTGCCGATATACGGCTCGGCACAGCGCATCAAGCTCATACACAAGGCCAAGTGCTTGGTGTGCTGCCTTGGGTAGCTGGTGCTTGACGAAAATACCGTGAGCATTTGCACACCTACTAGTTACTTGGCTGAAGGTATCGCGCTCTTGAGGTGTAAGCGAAAGCTGCTCATTTGCTGTAAGTAGCAGCTGCGTGTGTTGAATATCCAGGAAGAGAGTAGCATCCAGGCGAACGGCATAGGCCAGCAGCACCTCGTCCTTATGGTTGTAGGCATAGGTAGCTGCGGCTTTACTTCGGTCAGTAATAGCCGTAATTATCTCAGCGGTGGCCCGAGCACGGTCTAGTTGTACGCTGTGCGCCAGCGGGGCTCCTAGCTCCGCCCGAATTTTGGCATAAGTCGCATCGCGGGAGAAGGTTGTCGAGAGTAGGATGCAGAGGTTTTCACAATTATAAACTGTAAGCAAATGCTTTTCACGCAACTCAATTGGGGCATCGTCTATCTCCCGAAACAGGTCCTTAATAGAAGTGAGCATCGGCCCGGCATTTTCTACATACCAGGAATTAACTAGACTCAGGTAGATAATATTTAGGCTGAAAGTGAGGGTGTTAATAGAGGAAGTCGTTCGCTGTTTGAGGCTGGCTAACTCGTCAAGCACGGTGCTACGGGAAGCCTCACCTTTAGCCAGCGCCAAGGCAATGCGAGAAAATGCCAGCAAGTCCTGCTCCGCCTCGTCGTATTCTTCGGCGGCGCATTTGCGCAGGAAGTACTCTGCTTCAATCAGTACCCCAGTGTGTGTATTTGCCAGGGCAGCTAGAAACAGTAACCGCTTGGATGCGCCAATGGTACGCGGCGGTAGCCGGTTTAACATATCCAGCAGCATCCGGTAATCGCCGAGGTTGAACAACAGGCCACCGTAAATTTCGAGCCAGGCGGCCAGTTGGTCGGGGTCATTAGGATTAGGCAGAGGGGTGGATTTGTCGCTGACTTCGGGGGCGAAGCTGGTCAGGCCATACTGACCACCGTATTGCCGCACTAGTCGATGATGCTGCTGGTAAGTATGGCTGACCTGATTATGCAGTGAGCGCAGTGCCTCTTCGTCTAGTATTTGCTTGGTCAGATGCAGAGTAACCTGCTTCTGCTCGCGCCATTCGCGAGTCGCCTCCCTGCCTTCTAACCGATAAACCAGTGCCTCCACGTAATCGAAGTAACAAACTTGCTCGGCAGCATCGTAGAGGACGATGATACCGGAAGCCGGCGAACGACGACAGAGGTAGCCAAGGCGTGAGGTATCAAACGGTAACGTCACAAACTGTTGGCCGTCCTGTTCCACAAACCTGACACTAGCCGCGCTCTTGATTTGCACCGCAAATTTGCGGGAAGTAGCACCCGACTCATCTACTAGCTCCACATCTAAATCCACCCCATAATCGGGTGTTTCGGTGCGGCTGATAAAGCCATTTTCCAACGACAGCAACGACATTACAGCCCGCACAGATTTTTCACTTTGCAAGGCATTCTTATCAACTAGTGGTTGCTTTGCGAAGCTCATAAGCGTGGGGATAAGGGTAAGTTCATCAGCTTGATAGCGCAGCGAACTACGCGGCATACTTATTCTCCTCCTCCACAAAGCGCACCAGCGACATTAGCTCCAGCGTATCGAGCAGGGGCTGCACCTTCTTGGCGCTGCTGCCCCGGAAGCGGGCTGCTACCTGTGCCGCGCCCAGCGGCGCGGTGGCTTGCTGCACCACGGCTCGCACAGCCTGCATTTGCTGGGCCAGAGCGGTGGGCCAGGGCTGCGGGCCGGTTTCAGTAGCAGTGCTGGCAGCGGCGGCGGCTTCCTGGGGTAGTGCCAGGGCCGACTGCTGCTGGCCGGGAGCTTGGTAAGCAGGGCGCAGGTAGCGAATGGTACCGGCAGCTTCTTCCTGCTGGCGCTGGTGGTTGAGTTGCACCAGACGGGTGAGGATATCGGCCTCAAGTAGGTCAGCCGGCCAACCATAAGCTTCGGCTACGACCGCGTCGAGTTGCTGGTGCAGGCTGAGCACTACGGCGGCCAAGCCCTGCTCGTGGGTGGTTTGCTCCTTGACTGTGAGCGGCTGGCCGACGCGCAGCTTCTCCACCACGTTGTAGAGGTCGGTGAGCGTGAGGCTGGGATGCTGGACCTGCTGACGCTTGCGGTGCGCGTCAAATTGTTCGGCTATTTCGCGGATGCGAGCTTTTTGAGCCTCAGTGGCAGCAGGAAATGGGAAAGGCTCGAAGCATCGGGACTTGTTATATACAGGAGTGTCACCTACCCCCAAACGTCCACCAGCGGCTAGTGCCCATATTGCATGTGACTGACTACTCAGTATACCTAATAAATAAGCATCATCAGTGGCAATGACTATTGCTTTACCCTCTGATACCCAGTCACCAGGAACAAATTGAAACAAGCGGTGCTTGGCTGTTTCGACAGTAACGATATACCTTGGCAAACCTTCAATTGCTCGCCGCATACTAGGCTGATTCTCGCCAAAAAGCCACCATTTTTCTTGTCTTGTTTCTCTAGGGTTATGGTCTCGAGCGGGTTTAACGTGAAGCCATAGCCACTGATAAGCATCAGGATATTTGCTTACCATTTCCTCTAATGTTAATCCAAACGCATCTATTACTGACCGTCGGCGAGGAGTTTTAGTTAAATCCTGTCCACTGACAAAAGGCTTCACAAGTGGCTGACTTGAGGTAGCTGATAAGCTAGCCGCTTCTGTTTGGTCTAACTCAAAGCCTTTTCCATAGAACTTAACACCTACAAAGGAGACGTTTTGGTTTGCCTGCAATACAAATGCTGTGGTTACATCTGCGCCTAATGACAAATCAGAATTGATAAGACCCTCTGATTCAACGATTACTACTTCAATTGCATCATCCTCTACTGGTATTTCGCTCACGACTGTTGCGTGAATGCCATTGTGAATACCACGTTGTGCTACCGTCATTGCAATGCGTACCGCAGCTCCATCGCTAGTATCTACCCATGGATGATTTGGGATTACAAAACTTAATGAGATAGGGTCTTGAGAGTTATTGAGGTAGGCCTCCATTACCCTGCGATTATATATTTGACTTATAGAGTTTGTTGTGATAAACCCTATTCTATCGACGTTGCTCGCTAAGAGTTGTTGGCCTGCTTTATACCACCAATACATTACGAAATCGGCAGAATCAGGCACTTCTGCACTGTAAGCGTCGCGTAACGCCTCAACATACCCGTCTCCTAAATCCTCTCTCATCTTTAGTTTGCCTATGAATGGAGGATTACCAATAATGAAGTCAGCTTTTGGCCAAGTTGATTGTTGCGGATTAGGATAGTCATACACAGGAACTTGAGCTGTTTCGTCGGGTACTTCACGACCAGAGATAGGATGCACCTTCTTTGTGCGACCATCCCAACGCATTAAAACTTTTCCATTTATATCCAGCCGTGCTACTGGATTATCATACTTTAAAACAGCATCTTGTTGCTGAATATTCTGATAATCATCGAGCAGCGGCTCGCGCAGTTGGGTGAGCCCATAGGTACGCAAGTGCCACTGCAAGTAGCCGATACGCAGCACCACGTCGGCAATAGCCGCAGCGCGGGGGTTCAGCTCTAGGCCCAGCAACTGGCGTGGACCTACAGTGGTGCCATCGCCCAACTCCAAGCGGCCAGAGCTGCCCAACTGGCCTAGGGCCGTGAGCACCTCCCCTTCCAGCCGTTTGAGGTGTTCGAGCGTCACATAGAGGAAGTTGCCCGAGCCGCAGGCCGGGTCCAGAATCCGCACTGACGTGAGGCGGCGCAGGAAGCGGTGTAGCTCGGTGCGGGCCTCTTCTACGGCTTTTTTGCCTTTGCCTTCTTCGAGGCGCTGAGCACTGGCGGCCTGGGCGGCGGCCCACTCGCGGCGCAGCGGCTCTATCACGGCCGGCAATACTAAGCGCTCTACATAACGGCGCGGGGTGTAGTGCGCGCCCAAGCTGTGGCGCTCTTGCGGGTCGAGGGCACGTTCAAGCAGGGTGCCGAAGATGGCGGGCTCCACCAGCGTCCAGTCGGCGGCAGCGGCCTCTTGCAGCAGTTTTATCTGGTCGGCATTCAGGGGCAGTGCCGTCGCATCGTGAAATAGCTTGCCATTGAACTGCCGCACATCGGTTCGCAGCGCTGCGGCGAAGCCCCCGGTGTCCATGGCAGTCCATAGGCTTTGCAAGGCTTTTGGCAGATTGGCTCGCAGTTCAGGCGTATCGGCATACTCGGCCAGCAGCTTGGAAAAGGACTTCTTGGGAATTAGCTCCACGTCCTCGGCAAACATGGTGAAGAGGCAGCGCATCAGGAATTGGGCCACTACATCGGGCTTGTGGCCTGCTTTCTCTAACTGGGTGCTGAGCCCGGCTAGGTAGCCCGCCAACTGGCGTGTTACCTGGGCCGCCAGGCGGGCGGGGTCGAGCTGCTGCGGGTCGGTGAAGAGCAGCCGGAGCCGCTCGCGCACGGCGGGGTCGGCTAGCGCCAGCAACGGCACCCGGAACTGTTGCGAGTCAGGAAACGGCACGTAGCTGTCGCCCACGCCCGCAAAATTGCTGTAGAGGTCGACGGAATAGCCCACATCAACTACGACCACAAAGGGTGGGCGGGGCTCGCTGGCCGGTAGGGCGCGCACGTAGCGCAGGGCCTGCTCGCGGGCCGCTTCCACCATCTGGCCCCATTTGGCGGTGCCGCGCACGGCGTGGCCCTTGCGGCGCTTGCCAGCGGCTTGGCCCAGCTCGGCTTTGGCGGCTAGTGCCTGCTGGTCGGGCGTATCGGTACCCTGTTTGGTTTCGAGCACGAAGCAGCCGCGCTTGTATAGGTCGATGCGGCCGGTGCTGCGCTTTCCTACGCCGTCGTCGAACGTCACGCCGCGCTCGAACACGTAGGCATCCTGGGCGGGGTCGTCGGTGGTAGGGTCAGGCCGGGGCACGCCCAGCAGGTCGCAAAGGTCTTGCAGGAAGAGGCCGTAGTTGGCGTGCTCGGCACCGCCGGAAGCTTGCCAGCGGGCGAGGAAATCGGGGTAGGTCACAAAAATTCGGAGTAATGCCAGCAATCTAGCCACTAAAACTAGTACCGATTCAAACTTAGCTAATTTTGCTAGCTAACGTAGCTTTGCTTTTTAGCTTCCCTTTCCCGTTTTCAAACTCTTATCGCTACCGACAAATACCTGTGAAGATTCTACCCCCACATAAGATTAGTGGTGCTTTATTCGACATCATTCACGAGGCTCGGCAAGAACTCGTGTTGGTGTCGCCTTATGTTGACCTAACGCACTGGAAACAACTAGCCAGCGCTCTTACGGCCGCCCGCGACCGGGGAGTACGTATCACGTTCTATACCCGGCACGAGCCCAACAAACCAACCAGCAAGGAGCAGGTTGAGGCCTTAGGCATTACGCCCCAGCTCGTAGCTTGGCTGCACGCCAAGTTTTATTTCAACGAAACCAACGGTCTCATCACGTCGCTCAATCTGCTGGGCTCTTCCAACAGCAACTCGATAGAAATAGGCTCGCAGCTTGAAACCGCCGAGGAACTGGAGGTACTGCGTCATTTTGTGAAGCAGTACCTAGTGCCTCAAGAGTTAGGCAAGAAAGTGAGCGATGAGGATAAGTACCTCAACACGGCGGACTTCGGCCAGACCCTGTCAGACTACTTAGAAGAATTTGTGGATGACTCGTGCGAAGTGACCGGCGGTTCCGGCAAGAGCATATCCATCCAGGCATTGAGCAATTCTTTCACCGCTACTATTGATGGCCTCAAGTATCAGCTCGTGTTGGACGGCATCATTTCGGGCCGCGAAGCTGACCGATATAGTGCAAAGCGCGCAAAGCACTTCAAGTATGCGGCTTTGCGTTACGAATTGCAGCGCGGTGACAAAGGGTATTATGATATGATTTGTGCAACGCTTACCCAGCCGCTTTCAGCCTCAAGGTTCAATAAGCTAACTCCGGCCGAGAAAAAGCACCTTTGCACTGTCATTGCTGATTTTCTGACGGCGGTACGAGCGTTTAAAGACGACTACTAGCAACTCAGTACTCCGAGTCCTTAATGCTCCAATTGTCAAGGTCCTATTACTCATTCATCGTGCACGCATGGCATTTACTCGCCGCTTTGGCTTAGCCTTATCCGGTGGTGGCTATCGGGCGGCCGCCTTCCATTTAGGTACGCTCAATAAGCTGCACGAAATGGAGCGACTAGCCACTATTGACGTTATTTCCACTATTTCCGGTGGTTCTATCACCGGCGCGGCGTACTGCCTGCATCAGGGGGCTTTTGAGGACTTTCACGCTAAAATGACGGAGGCGTTGCTTCGCTGTAACGTAATCAGCCACGCGCTGAAGTCTTGGTCGTTTGTGCGGTTTTTGTTGGTAGTACTGGCTTTTGTCGTGCCGGGCGTGGCCTTGCTTTTTACGCGCTGGGCACCTTTGTCGCTGCTACCGTTACTCGGTTTGCTGCTCATTGTGCTTCGCTATCAGTTTCGCATTCTTCCGGTTAGCCAGGAGATAGAGCGGGCCTACGATGTATTTTTTTATCAGGGGCAGACACTGCAAGATTTACGTCCGACTCCCATTCTGGCAATTGGCACTTCGAATCTGCAAACAGGGCGGCCATTTACTTTTTCACGGGAGTGGATGGCTGACTCGACATACTCCTACTACCAGCCCCCGGTACACTTCAACGCGGCTAACTTCCCAGTGGCGCGCGCAGTAGCAGCTTCCTCCTGCGTTCCGTTTGCCTTCACCCCTATTACTATTGGCCCAAAATACTTTCGGGAACCAGCTGATGCTACCCGTGCCCACCCACAGCTCATCGACGGCGGGGTCTACGACAATCAGGGCATCCAAAAACTCACGCAGGCTAATAGCCGCTACGAGTGTAATACCATCATTGTATCGGATGCTGGGGCAGGTCTGAGCCCGTTGGGCGGCCGCCCTTATCCCAATACAATTGCCCTCTTGCTGCGCACGGTGGATTTATTTATGAACCGCATCAAGAATG
Encoded proteins:
- a CDS encoding Mov34/MPN/PAD-1 family protein; the protein is MELLEMGYYPLSGEPVEAGSLAIPKAIELVQALQSQGLPYIRLVDCLRVEEYEFVVVDVEPEVPQYPVHEVQNVERIAIGFNPADIEHQLVWALREDFPLVPHLHFGREGMPRSLCLYQIAYADLKPTWTAAALIRQLQRWLTQTARGELHAADQALEQAFYAPPERLVLPTVVFAPDAAIMQEPLHVRFVSTVLGKTTLVASYASAASAPEGQQAKFTSFVYTASPQVHGLIREQPRTIAELQAYLSGSDVDFTNTLRRYLSDLKDAPGFNRSLQLLIIVRLPKLRTATEAIETVEVWAFASVGMLAELGTELGIWAMHENLLADLYPIDPVCIGQHSRLELLSPVRALTRDLAAAYNGLLSTTTRFVAVGAGSLGSQVVNNLVRAGQGNWVWLDEDQYLPHNAARHYLPSSLVGLGKAHAMVSMLKNTYEKTDLLAIAANVLHSTSAQVMTAYSAAEVILDMSASVAVARHLALDIESPARRLSLFLNPSGTDLVLLTEPEDRSLRLDQLEMEYYRALLRQPQLQQHLLTAGQPIRYSHACRDVSVQLPQDQAALQAAIGARAVRTSVAEPGARIKIWRAQPDLTVVADEIEVSTYAEVTVGSWTLAVPHQLLREIREQRQVRLPNETGGVLIGVFDTQHRRVYIVDLILSPADSQESPIAYTRGVEGVPEELARISECTGRQVLYVGEWHSHPDGYSVLPSEDDKRLFATLQRESQTKGLPAVMAIAGEHGTTSWYVADIAVGRGVNKLPS
- a CDS encoding helix-turn-helix transcriptional regulator; this encodes MWAVNRLNPWISMPVGKNAYKRYLIIDKCLQRRNLIWTIKDLLKAVDDEYRETTAKGKGVCERTLKGDLHDMKLPMHHAAPIEYTRKKGYHYTEPGYSIRKTPLTSADLMILHQSLHTLKALRGLGLADDLDELVQRLEQHLPSDGTVTNPILQLEAAPDYTGTEHLKPLYKAIREQTPQVMQYQSYRAAQASPVKVHPYLLKTYNGRWYLIASNEAKGAHLQNYALDRIKGLDDSPLKFRPTDVDFSTYFDSIIGVTMPEKNPHSETIRLHIAAGRALYVLTKALHPSQVTISDTADGLVIELRLIINQEFKTRLFSFGPDLQVLAPKSLRDSMHEKLKKAVSRYK
- a CDS encoding DUF4365 domain-containing protein; the protein is MSFAKQPLVDKNALQSEKSVRAVMSLLSLENGFISRTETPDYGVDLDVELVDESGATSRKFAVQIKSAASVRFVEQDGQQFVTLPFDTSRLGYLCRRSPASGIIVLYDAAEQVCYFDYVEALVYRLEGREATREWREQKQVTLHLTKQILDEEALRSLHNQVSHTYQQHHRLVRQYGGQYGLTSFAPEVSDKSTPLPNPNDPDQLAAWLEIYGGLLFNLGDYRMLLDMLNRLPPRTIGASKRLLFLAALANTHTGVLIEAEYFLRKCAAEEYDEAEQDLLAFSRIALALAKGEASRSTVLDELASLKQRTTSSINTLTFSLNIIYLSLVNSWYVENAGPMLTSIKDLFREIDDAPIELREKHLLTVYNCENLCILLSTTFSRDATYAKIRAELGAPLAHSVQLDRARATAEIITAITDRSKAAATYAYNHKDEVLLAYAVRLDATLFLDIQHTQLLLTANEQLSLTPQERDTFSQVTSRCANAHGIFVKHQLPKAAHQALGLVYELDALCRAVYRQALLTQPPEELLEQLAQLEKQTGIAPFKPTVQQSYQQTKALLTKSEDDLAHQSDESLAEFAVRYLEVLGLPVDRLPNLLAEMQASRLFQQECENSLLELLSDQGHPAQNLSAYTQPTSYKIRNKVTGFTTPASSDVSKLLEQYRVMVKNWK